GATGAGCAAAGCTGTGAACAAAATACACTTGATCTTGATCTGACAAACCTTTTGTTAATGCATGAGGCCGTTCAACCGTTAAGCTATTCCAGCCCATATGTGGCGAGGTCAACTTATCAGTATCAAGTAATGATACTTTGCCAGGAATTAACCCTAAGGTATCGATGTGGCCTTCCTCGGTAGATTCACATAATAGTTGCATTCCAAGGCAAATACCCATCAGTGGCTTTTCGAATTCAGATATCGCAGCTTGCCAACCACCATCAATGAGCCGCTTCATGGCGACACTTGCATGGCCGACTCCGGGTAAAATTGCGCGATCAAACTGGCTCAATTGTTCAGGGCGATTAATGACCTCGGTTGCACAGTTGAGTCGCTCAAATGCAAAGCGCACAGAATTGATATTGGCACAGCCAGTATTAATAATTGCTATCATAACATTCCCTTCGAGCTGGCAAGTATTTGCGTTGCATCTTTTGCGATAGCCATTCTTAACGCACGTGAAAATGCTTTAAATAACCCTTCAACTTGGTGATGGCAATTACCATCGCTGACTGACAAAATAAGGCTTAATGCTGCGTTATCGGTCAAACTTTTGAAAAAATGCTCAACCATTTGCACATCCATATCGCCGACTTTTTCACGGCTGAAATTGGCATTAAGTACACAAGATGCACGCCCTGATAAGTCGATTTGGGCCTCTGCTTTACATTCATCCATTGGCAGGGCAAAGCCATAACGTGCAATTTGTGACTTAGTGCCAAGTGCTGCTTTAATCGCTTGGCCGAGTGCAATACCGATATCTTCCACTAAGTGATGCTCATCAATATACAGATCGCCACTGGCTTTAATATCGAGTTCAATATTGGCATGAGTACGAATTTGATCCAGCATGTGATCAAAAAAGCCTAACCCAGTTTCAATGCAGCCTTTAGCGGGGCTGTCGAGGTTCAAAGCTAATGCTATTTGCGTTTCTTTGGTGTTTCTGACAATCGATGCGCTGCGGTTGGGGGTTAATAGGCGCGTCGTAATACTTTGCCAATCCCCTTGATATAAAATCCCTTCGCAGCCGATGTTTTCTGCCAGCCCAATATCGGTTTGGCGATCACCAATGACAAAAGAGCGCGCTAAATCCACTTTTCCTGAGCGTAAATAATCGGTCATTAGGCCTGTTTTTGGCTTGCGACATTGGCAGTTATCTTCAGTAAAGTGTGGGCAAATAAGCACGTCTTCAAATTGCACGCCTTGGCTTGTAAAAATATCCATCATATGGTTTTGCGCCACAAGATAATCGTCTTCAGGGAACGACGTTGTTCCTAAGCCATCTTGGTTAGACACTATCACTAAGCGGTAACCGGCTGCTTGTAATTGTAATAGAGCAGGGATGACACCGGGCTCTAATTTTACTTTGGCGACACTATCGACTTGTTTATCTTCAATGGGTTCAAATATTAAGGTGCCATCTCGGTCAATAAATAAATATGGAAAACTCATTACTACGTCTCTTATTGTTGATTGATGGCATCTAGCCAAATAGTGACTTGGTTTAGTTCGGCTTGACTGCCAATACTGATCCTTAACCAGTCGTCTTGGCCAAACAAAGTGAATGGGCGCATGATTAAACCCATTTCTTGAGCAATGGATAGAACACTGCGTTTAGCTAATTTCACTGTGACAAAATTACCTTCGCCAGATAACACTCGTTCAATAGCCCTTGATTGTTGGCAACGTGATACGAGGTCTTGCTTGAGCTGATTGAGCTCACTTACTTGCTCACGCATGGTGTTGATTGCTTGTGGTTGTAATGCCTGCTCAGCAATGTTTGCCACTACGCTTGATACTGGGTAAGGAGCAATGACTTTGCGAATAGGGGCTAGTATTTCTGGACGACTCAAGGTGAATCCACAGCGCAGACCTGCCAGCGCAAACGCTTTTGATAAGGTTCTTAATACAATGACATTAGACAGTTCATCGATAAGGCTGACGGCACTTTGCTCAGGGCAAAATTCAATGTAGGCTTCATCAACCACTAACAATGTTTTTGAGCCTAATTGCGCGCTGATTGCTTTGATGCGCTCGATTGATACCATTTCGCCTGTTGGATTGTTAGGGTTACAAATGAACACCAATTTACTTGAGCCAATTTCTTTAACCAGTGCCGCAACCGAACCGGTTTGTAGCTCTAGTTGAGTCAGCGCATTTATTTTCACATCATGGCTGTCTGCGGTGACTTTATACATTCCATATGTGGGTAAGAATATTGTGATGCTGTCTTGTTTCGGTTGGCAAAATGTACGAATTAATAATTCAATCCCTTCATCAGCTCCGCGGGTCATTAACACGTTCTGTGTTGAGAGCTGTGCATAATCAGCATAGCCTTGGATCACAGCCTCAGGCTGTGGCTCTGGGTAGCGATTTAGAGAATCCAGAGACAGATTGATTGTGCGTGAAAAAGGACTCTCATTGGCATTTAACCACGTGGTACCAGTTATTTTTTCACTTTTAGCTGAGCTATACGCTTTTAAATTGGCAATATTGTCTGGCAATAATTGTTCAATCATATTATTCATTATTTAATCTCTCCAACCGAATGCTAACAGCACGCGCATGAGCGTCTAACCCTTCAGCTTCTGCAAGTGGCAAAATAGCGTTTGATAATGTTTTTAGTCCAGTTTTACTGATTGTTTGTACGGTGTAAGTACGATAAAAGTCTAATAAGTTCAAACTTGAATAGACTTGACTATAGCCGTAAGTGGGTAAAACATGGTTTGTTCCCGACGCATAATCACCCGCCGATTCAGGGGTATAATCACCCACAAACACTGAGCCTGCATTTTTAACTAATGCTACATACCGAGCGGCATCGTCAATTTGTAAAATAAGGTGTTCAGGACCATATTTCGCCGAGACCTCGAATGCTTGTTCAATAGAGTCCACTAATATAAACGCCGAATTGGCTAATGCAGCTTTGGCTGTATCGGCACGGGTCAAGCGTGTGAGTTGCTCTTCAATTGCTTGCTCTGTTTGCGCGATGATCTTGGCACAATTGCACAGTAAGATAACTTGCGAGTCAGCACCGTGTTCGGCCTGTGATAACAAATCAGCAGCAATAAACTGTGCATCAGCACGTTCATCAGCAATCACTAACACTTCTGAAGGTCCTGCTGGCATATCTATCGCAAGCCCTGGCACTTGCTGCGATACCAGTTGTTTGGCCATAGTGACAAAGCTATTGCCGGGTCCGAAAATTTTATACACCTTTGGTACGGTTTCAGTGCCATAAGCCATGGCTGCAATCGCGCCTGCGCCACCAGCTTCAATGATGGTCTCAATGCCGCATAAGTTAGCTGCATATAAGATAGCAGGGCTGATCGGCGTTTGGCCTTTTACTGGTGTGGCTAAAACAACCGTAGTTGCACCACTTAACTGCGCAAGGACACCTTGCATTAACACTGAGGAAGGCAAGGGAGCGCTTCCTCCTGGTACATAAATGCCCACTGCATCAATCGCTTGGTATTTCAATTCGCAGATGACACCTGGTGTTGTTTCAAGCTTAATATCTGTTGGCTGCTGCGCAGTGTGAAACGCTAAAATGTTGGCATAAGCTTGCTCGATTGCTGACTTTAATTGTGCAGACAGCAGTGAGCCCGATTGCTTGATTTCATCGACAGGGACTTGCAAACGAGCACTATCACGTTGATCAAATTGCGCTGCAAGTTCGCGTAAAGCTTGATCGCCATTTTCCTTTACACGGGTAATAATCTGTTGGGTTGCATCCAGAATTACCTCTGATTGGCTTACAGCAGGGCGCGTTAATAACGCCGCTTGCTCAGTTAAAGACACCTCATTCCACAGTATCATGGGTCTTACTCCATCATTTTTTCAATTGGCATCACTAAAATGGAGCTAGCACCTAACGTTTTAAGTGATTCCATTGTTTCCCAAAAGAGTGTTTCTGAGCTGACCATGTGCAGCGCAACTAACTCTTCAGAGCCCGCTAAGGCTAAAACGGTTGGTTGGCCAGTGCCTGGCAGTAATGCACATATTTCATCTAATCGGGCTTTTGGCGCGTGTAACATGATGTACTTACTTTCTTTCGCTTGTTTAACACCACGTAAGCGAGGCAGGAGTTTATTAATGAGGGATAATTTGGCATCGTCTTGTAAAGCTGGATTTTGAATTAAGCATGCGTTTGATTCTAAAATTGTTTCGCCTTGCATTAAACCATTCGCTTCGAGGGTTGCGCCAGTGGAGACAAGATCACAAATTGCATCTGCCAATCCTGCACGCGGCGCTACTTCAACTGAACCGGTTAACATGACGACACTGGCTTTAATATTTTCACGGGCTAAATATTGCGACAGTATTTCAGGGTAAGTCGTGGCAATACGCTTTCCTTCGAACCATTGCTTTGATTGCGCGCCAAGTTCTTGTGGCCAAGCAAGTGCCAGACGGCAATAACCGAAATCTAACTTAGCAAGTTTGTTGACGTCACTGGGTAAAGATTGGCGAGCTCGCTCTGCTTGAGCTTCGACTAAT
This Pseudoalteromonas ulvae UL12 DNA region includes the following protein-coding sequences:
- the hisH gene encoding imidazole glycerol phosphate synthase subunit HisH; its protein translation is MIAIINTGCANINSVRFAFERLNCATEVINRPEQLSQFDRAILPGVGHASVAMKRLIDGGWQAAISEFEKPLMGICLGMQLLCESTEEGHIDTLGLIPGKVSLLDTDKLTSPHMGWNSLTVERPHALTKGLSDQDQVYFVHSFAHRCNEATLVSGEYGNRFSAIVTQDNFAGMQFHPERSAKVGAKLLTNFIEWRI
- the hisC gene encoding histidinol-phosphate transaminase, with amino-acid sequence MNNMIEQLLPDNIANLKAYSSAKSEKITGTTWLNANESPFSRTINLSLDSLNRYPEPQPEAVIQGYADYAQLSTQNVLMTRGADEGIELLIRTFCQPKQDSITIFLPTYGMYKVTADSHDVKINALTQLELQTGSVAALVKEIGSSKLVFICNPNNPTGEMVSIERIKAISAQLGSKTLLVVDEAYIEFCPEQSAVSLIDELSNVIVLRTLSKAFALAGLRCGFTLSRPEILAPIRKVIAPYPVSSVVANIAEQALQPQAINTMREQVSELNQLKQDLVSRCQQSRAIERVLSGEGNFVTVKLAKRSVLSIAQEMGLIMRPFTLFGQDDWLRISIGSQAELNQVTIWLDAINQQ
- the hisG gene encoding ATP phosphoribosyltransferase, yielding MTDSTRLRIAIQKSGRLSKDCQDLLKQLGVKLELREQRLIAHATNMPIDVLRVRDDDIPGLVMDGVCDLGIVGENVLVEAQAERARQSLPSDVNKLAKLDFGYCRLALAWPQELGAQSKQWFEGKRIATTYPEILSQYLARENIKASVVMLTGSVEVAPRAGLADAICDLVSTGATLEANGLMQGETILESNACLIQNPALQDDAKLSLINKLLPRLRGVKQAKESKYIMLHAPKARLDEICALLPGTGQPTVLALAGSEELVALHMVSSETLFWETMESLKTLGASSILVMPIEKMME
- the hisB gene encoding bifunctional histidinol-phosphatase/imidazoleglycerol-phosphate dehydratase HisB: MSFPYLFIDRDGTLIFEPIEDKQVDSVAKVKLEPGVIPALLQLQAAGYRLVIVSNQDGLGTTSFPEDDYLVAQNHMMDIFTSQGVQFEDVLICPHFTEDNCQCRKPKTGLMTDYLRSGKVDLARSFVIGDRQTDIGLAENIGCEGILYQGDWQSITTRLLTPNRSASIVRNTKETQIALALNLDSPAKGCIETGLGFFDHMLDQIRTHANIELDIKASGDLYIDEHHLVEDIGIALGQAIKAALGTKSQIARYGFALPMDECKAEAQIDLSGRASCVLNANFSREKVGDMDVQMVEHFFKSLTDNAALSLILSVSDGNCHHQVEGLFKAFSRALRMAIAKDATQILASSKGML
- the hisD gene encoding histidinol dehydrogenase, translating into MILWNEVSLTEQAALLTRPAVSQSEVILDATQQIITRVKENGDQALRELAAQFDQRDSARLQVPVDEIKQSGSLLSAQLKSAIEQAYANILAFHTAQQPTDIKLETTPGVICELKYQAIDAVGIYVPGGSAPLPSSVLMQGVLAQLSGATTVVLATPVKGQTPISPAILYAANLCGIETIIEAGGAGAIAAMAYGTETVPKVYKIFGPGNSFVTMAKQLVSQQVPGLAIDMPAGPSEVLVIADERADAQFIAADLLSQAEHGADSQVILLCNCAKIIAQTEQAIEEQLTRLTRADTAKAALANSAFILVDSIEQAFEVSAKYGPEHLILQIDDAARYVALVKNAGSVFVGDYTPESAGDYASGTNHVLPTYGYSQVYSSLNLLDFYRTYTVQTISKTGLKTLSNAILPLAEAEGLDAHARAVSIRLERLNNE